The following proteins are encoded in a genomic region of Coffea eugenioides isolate CCC68of chromosome 6, Ceug_1.0, whole genome shotgun sequence:
- the LOC113776342 gene encoding high mobility group B protein 1 produces MKTGKGKGAVKKDTKEALKPVHDRGVGKRKAVFKADQSSKRKAKKEKIAKKDPNKPKRPPSAFFLFLEEFRNTFKKEHPDVKAVSAVGKAGGAKWKSMTPADKAPYEAKAAKRKSEYERLINAYNKKQESSADEGEEESEKSKSEIQDAEEESGQDEEDEEEEEDDDEDDD; encoded by the exons ATGAAGACTGGGAAGGGCAAGGGGGCAGTGAAAAAGGACACAAAAGAAGCATTGAAGCCTGTCCATGATag AGGAGTTGGGAAGAGAAAGGCAGTCTTCAAGGCAGATCAGAGTAGTAAAAGGAAGGCTAAGAAGGAGAAAATAGCCAAGAAAGATCCCAATAAGCCTAAGAGGCCCCCTAGTGCCTTCTTTTTATTCCT TGAAGAGTTCAGAAATACATTTAAGAAGGAACATCCTGATGTTAAGGCCGTCTCAGCT GTTGGGAAAGCTGGAGGGGCAAAGTGGAAATCCATGACTCCAGCG GATAAAGCTCCATATGAAGCTAAAGCTGCAAAGAGGAAGTCTGAGTATGAGAGGCTTATAAATGCCTACAACAAGAAGCAG GAAAGCTCAGCTGATGAGGGTGAGGAGGAATCTGAGAAGTCCAAGTCTGAAATTCAGGATGCCGAAGAAGAGAGTGGGCAG GATGAGGaggacgaagaagaagaagaagatgacgACGAAGACGATGACTGA